One genomic segment of Mus pahari chromosome 4, PAHARI_EIJ_v1.1, whole genome shotgun sequence includes these proteins:
- the LOC110320496 gene encoding formin-like protein 5: METAGSKQPSPETPGSERRLLPAALRAATTSRRARSTRLCTWPGGTRPPRLPEATRGEFTMNLPPPRPCLPPEDRPASPGAGGAERQRTLRTAGKRKGDRCALKVNSNTACKLLGCSPERAPAGTLPQRRALPQGLPRAATPREEPPAAPQAPRRQSIYPPARLPALNPIPPRPPPTDASAFSSPGQSMDPRLSRRGLGAARPAPAIPLGSLRRSLPTPPSPFYLRQAALRTQPRRGVEGRLCASGPSGGRGRGPVSRGRGRPTRRAARGPFRGPGRRKPQLLSGLQLARLSAPALL, encoded by the exons ATGGAAACCGCCGGCTCCAAACAGCCAAGCCCTGAGACGCCGGGGTCCGAGCGACGCCTCCTGCCGGCCGCGCTCCGCGCAGCCACGACCTCCCGCCGCGCCCGTTCCACCCGGCTCTGCACTTGGCCGGGAGG GACCCGACCTCCCCGCCTCCCCGAAGCCACTCGCGGCGAGTTCACAATGAATCTTCCGCCCCCTCGGCCCTGCCTCCCTCCCGAGGACCGGCCGGCGAGTCCCGGAGCTGGCGGGGCCGAGCGGCAGCGGACACTCCGGACGgcggggaagaggaagggggaccGGTGCGCACTCAAAGTTAACTCGAACACAGCCTGCAAACTTCTGGGCTGCAGCCCGGAACGCGCGCCGGCCGGAACTCTCCCGCAGCGTCGAGCCCTCCCGCAGGGGCTGCCCCGGGCTGCAACCCCCCGAGAGGAGCCGCCGGCGGCCCCGCAAGCCCCGCGGCGCCAGTCCATCTATCCACCTGCCCGGCTCCCGGCGCTGAACCCGATCCCACCCCGCCCGCCACCGACGGACGCCAGCGCATTCAGCTCTCCGGGGCAGTCTATGGATCCGCGGCTGTCCCGGCGGGGACTCGGGGCGGCGAGGCCGGCGCCCGCCATCCCGCTGGGGTCCCTCCGCCGCTCGCTGCCCACCCCCCCAAGCCCCTTTTACCTCAGGCAAGCCGCCCTTCGAACGCAGCCCAGGCGCGGCGTGGAGGGCCGCCTCTGCGCCAGCGGTCCGAGCggagggcgagggcgagggccGGTGTCTAGGGGTCGTGGGCGGCCGACGCGGCGAGCGGCGCGCGGGCCATTCCGCGGACCTGGGCGCAGAAAGCCGCAACTGCTCTCCGGGCTCCAGCTCGCTCGCCTGTCAGCTCCAGCTCTGCTTTAA